The genome window CGCTCACCAAGTATTACAGCAACACCGTGCGCGACGGCCACCTGGCAGAACTGCGCCGCTCGCGTTTTCGCAAAAAGACCTCAAACAGCTTCGCCTTCACGAGTTGGTGGGCCGACGCGCGTAACAAGCCGATAACGGAGTTGCCCCACTTCACCAAGACCTTCTTCGCCAAGCACGCCCTGCTCAATATCCTGACCAGGTATTGCGTCTTCGACTCTGAGCGCAAGCTCCTGGTCATGCGCCCCTACCAGATCGCCGCCACCGAGCGCATTTTACAACGCATCGCCATCTCCACAAATCACAAGAAGCTCGGCACGACGGACGCGGGCGGCTATGTGTGGCATACCACGGGCTCGGGCAAGACCTTGACGAGCTTCAAGACGGCGCGTCTTGCCAGCCGCCTGGAGGGCCTCGACAAGGTGCTCTTCGTGGTGGACCGCAAGGACCTGGACTACCAGACCATGAAGGAGTACGACCGTTTCGAGAAGGGCGCGGCCGACTCCAACGCCTCGACGGCTGTCTTACAGCGTCAGCTTGGGGACCCGAACGCCCGGATCATTATCACCACGATCCAGAAACTCAGCCGCTTCGTCTCCGGATATAAGAAACACCCGGTTTACGACGAGCACATAGTCATCATCTTTGACGAGTGCCACCGAAGCCAATTCGGCGACATGCACGCCGAGATCACCAAGGTCTTCAAGCGCTACCACCTCTTCGGGTTCACCGGCACGCCCATCTTTGCCGAGAACGCCCGTTCAGGGGGCAGCCAGCGCCTGCGCACCACCCAGCAGGCCTTCGGCGACGGTCTGCACACCTACACCATCGTCGACGCCATCAACGACAAGAATGTCCTACCCTTCCGCATTGATTTCATCAACACCATCAAGGCCGCCCCAGTCATCAAGGCCAAGAGGGTCCCGGCGATAGACACGGAGACGGCCCTGATCTCGCCCAAACGCGTGGAGCAGGTTGTGGCCTACATCCGCGAGCATTTCGAGCAGAAGACCAAGCGTGGGTTCAACTCTTTGTTTGCCACCGCGTCCATCGAGGCCGCAAAGCGCTACTACGCCGAGTTCAAGAAGCAGCAAGAGGCGTGCCCCAAGGGCCGGCGACTCAAGGTGGGCCTAATCTACAGTTTCGCCGCCAACGAGGAGACCCCCGACGGCCTGCTGGGCGAAGAAGAATTCGAAACTGCCGGCTTGGACAAAAGTTCCCGCGATTTCTTGGACGACGCAATCAAGGATTACAACGCACTGTTTAGCACGAACTTCGACACCGCCGAAAGGTTCCAGAACTACTACAAGGATCTCTCCCAGCGGCTTAAAAACCGCGATCTGGACATTGTCATCGTGGTCAACATGTTCCTGACAGGCTTTGACGCCACCACGCTCAACACCCTTTGGGCGGATAAGAACCTACGCGCGCACGGGTTGATCCAAGCCTACTCGCGCACCAATCGAATCTTAAACTCCGTCAAAACCTACGGTAACATCGTCACCTTCCGCGATTTGGAGCAGTCAACCAACGACGCCTTGGCCTTGTTTGGCAACAAGGACGCCACGGGCATCATTCTTCTTAAGCCCTACGCCGAGTATCACGCTGAATACGCGAAGCTCATCGCCGAGCTCGCCCAAAGCTTCCCCGTCGGCCAAGCCATTCCCGGCGAAACTGCCAAGAAGGACTTCGTCAAGCTCTTCGGCAAAATCCTTCGCGTGCGCAATATCCTCGTGGCCTTCGACGAGTTCGCGGGCGACGCTACGCTTTCCGAACGCGATTTACAGGACTACCAGAGCCTCTACTTGAACATACACGCGGAGCTGCGCGGCGCGGCCCAAGCCGACAAGGAACCCATCAATGACGACCTTGTCTTCGAACTCGAGCTCGTCAAGCAAGTCGAAGTTAACGTCGATTACATCCTAATGCTCGTCGAGAAGTACCTGAAGGCGAAGGGAGAAGACGCTAAGGCAGAAATCCGCGCCAGCATCGGGCGCTCCGTTGACTCAAGCCCCTCCCTGCGCGATAAGAAGGACCTCATCGAGCAGTTCGTGGACTCCGTCACCACGGCCAAGGCCATGGGCAATGCCTGGACCGCATTTATCGCCGCCAAAAGGGAGATGGAACTTGCGCGCATCATCTCTGAGGAAGGCCTGGACGCAAAGAAAACGAAAGCCTTCATCGAGGATGCCTTTCGCGACGGCGCCATCCCGACGACGGGCGTCGCCATCACAAAAATCCTTCCACCCGCTTCCCGCTTCTCACCTGACGACGCCCACGCGACCAAGAAACGAGCGGTTCTAAACCGCCTGCTCGTCTTCTTTACACGTTACTTCGGTCTCGGCACGTAAAGACCTAATAAGGGGCAGCTCGCCGGGAAACCTCAACTCCAGCCCCCCTTCGGAATCCATCGTGGCACCGCACCCTTAAAGGCTCGATAATCATCGCCAAAGCGCGCTTCGAGTCCCTTTTCTTCTATGAGCGGGATGTAGAAAAGGTTCATCACGATGAATGTCACCATCCACCCACCCACCACCCACGACCCCGCAAAAATCGCCTCCGCCAACTGCACCACAAACACGCTGATGATCATCGGATTCCTGACGTACCGATAAGGCCCTCTCACCACAAACTTCTTCGGCGGATCCCACGGCGCCGCCGTCCCTTCCCCAAACTTCACGAAGAGCCCGACGGTCCAGGCGGAGAGCGCCATGCCGAGGAGGGCGATGAGTGCCGCAAGGAAGAAGCGCGGCTCGCCCGGCCTCGCGAAGCTGTACGACCAGAAACTGGTAGCGAGGCCGTCGAGCCCCTCACCCCCCACCCCTCTCCCGACGTGGCGGGAGAGGGGTGAGAAGAGGAGGAGGCCGGGGACCAGGACGAGGACGTTGAAGGGGAGGATGAGGATGGCTAACAACCAACGAAGAATCAGGGGCATGGGCGGATTGTAGCACTCGTGATGGTGTGGGGTATCGGTCGGCCGGTTCGTCACAGGTCGAACACTAATAGTGACGAACCAGCCTCCGGAATACCCGGGCCCACCCACCCTCTGTCGCACCCCGCGCAACGGCGCGGGGCGGAAGCCCTCGCGAGTGAGGGAGTTTGCTCGCTCGGGTGCTCGCCATGGGGGGTTCCCCCCTCTGGCGCCTTCGGGCCGCGGTTCGCGGCCCAGGATGGCTGTCACCCTCCGCTAAGGTGCGGCGGGCCATGCCGCCGCAGACTTATAGTTACGGGAACCGGCGGCGGCTGAGGTTGCGGCTCCCAGAGGGGATAACAGCTGGGGGGGCCGTTGACAGGGCGGATTTTCGGGTCAATAATTCAATTTATGGGAGCGATAAACCTCGTTTTGGCGCTAGCGGTAGCGGCCTCGGCGCAGGGACCGACGGCCGATGAAGCGAAGAACATCCAGACCCAGGCGAAGGTGCGCACCGCGCTGATCGCCTGCATGAAAGTGGGCTCGATCCCGGAGGGGCGCAAGGACTGCGCGCGCACCCTCGAAGCGGTCAAGGCGCTGGCCAAGACCCGGGACCTGAGCGAGCAGGCGGCGGCACTCAAGAAGGTGAGCGGCTTCATCGCCTCCCTGAAGGATCCCCCCGAAGAGAAGGGCGCGGCCGAGCGCGAGAAGGCGTTCGACGCGCTCGCCGAGCTCCTGCCGGTGAAGGGCCTCAAGAGCGCGTACGCGAAGTACTTCCCCCCGCCGTCGGCCCCCGCCGGGAAGGACGGAGCCGCGGGCGCCGGCGCGTCCGCCGCGGCCGGCCCGCTGGGCCCTGAGAAGTCGAAGGCCATCGGCGAGAGGATGAACGCGATGGGCAAGGCGCTCTCTCCGGAGAGGAAGGACGAGGTCCTGCCCGGCGCGGCGCCGGCGTGGGCGGCGGCCGCGCGCGACATGCACAAGATCTGGACGGCGCGCAACCCGAAGACGGCGGACCCGGAGCTCAGCGCGTTCGCGGCCAAGAACCTCCACGAACACGGCATCCCCTGGCGGCTCGCGCTGGCCAACTGGGACTATGCGTCGAGCCTCAAGCCGTGGATGAAGCTCACGGTCGGCGACATGACGGCCGAGGGCCTCACTGACGCGAACTGGGGCTTCTGCCGTGACCATCCGGAGGCGGTGCGCGCGCTGCTCGGCCGCGAGCCCAAGCGCTCGGACATGATGAACCCGCGCGCGAGCATCCTCTGGTGGATCGCCGAGTACGAGGTCGAGAAGCGCAAGCTCGGCGGCGACGCCGACCCGTGGACCATCGTGGGCTCCATCTTCCTGCCCTCCGATCCGCACGGCAAGCGCGTCGCGCAGGAGCAGCGGCGCTGGAAGAAGGTCGCCGACCAGCACGCGCGCATCGTCCCCCCCGAAGGCTCCTAGCATGAACGCGGGCGGGCGGGCGTGACGCTCCGACTGACGCTCGCGTTCCTCATGCTCCTGCTCCCTCCGCTCACGCGCGGTGCGGGCGGGCTCGACGGTTACTCGGACGATCAGCTCCACGACCTGCTCAACGAGAACGCCGACCTCATCAGCCAGAACCGGGACATGCCGAAAGCGGAGCGCGAGAGCCGGCTCGCCCGGGTGAAGGACTGCCTGGCCGAACTCAAGGCCCGCGCGGGCGAGGAGGACGGCGGCGGCGAGACGCCCCCGGGCAAGCCGCCCGCGCATCCCGGCGAGGCGGCGAAAGTCGCGACGCTCTTCCCGGACTCGGTCGAAGCGCAGGTGACGGCGGCCCAGGAGGCGGCGCACTCCCAGGACCCGCAGTCCGCGGCACCCTACATCCAGCGCGCCCTGGCGCTCGACCCTAACAACCCTCAGGCCAACAAGCTGGCCGCCCAGAAGGCGCTGGCCGAAGGCGACAACGCGGCCGCGGCCAAGCACGCGAACGCGGCGCTCAAGTCCGACCCGAACGACGCGAAGGCGCTCTCGCTGAGCGCGCTGGCGAAGAACGCGGCCGGCGACAAAGCGGGCGCGCTCGCCGACGCGAAGCGGGCCCTCGGGGCCGACCCGAAGGACAAGACGGCCCTCGCGCTGGCGAACCTGCTCGACCCCCGGGGCGTCGCCAAGGGCGTTGGGAACATCAAAGCCCCGGACTTCGGCCGGACGCGGGAGCCGGGCGCGCTGCCCGGCGGCGCGGCGGAGCGGGGACGGCCGCCAGGCGCGAAGCCGTCGCCGGAGCGCGGACCGGCGGCCCCGCCTCCCCGCGAAGCGGTCCCCGCCCGCGACCCGGGACCGCCCATCGGACGCAGCGCCCCCGAGAAGGCGGCCTTCTTCCTCAACGACGCGCTCACGCGCCTGGGCATGAAGGACTACGCGGGCGCGGCGAGCGCGGCGGGCATGGCCATCGAGAACGGCGCGCCGGGAGCGGGGCCCTACGTCCTGCGCGGCAAGGCGAACGAGGCGATGGGCAAACACGAGGAGGCGGTCAAGGACGAGACCGCCGCGCTCGAGAAGGAGCTCGACGCCTCGCTCGAGGCGCTCGTCCAGCGCGCCTGGGCGCAGATCGGCCGCGAGGAGACGGGCGAGGCGCAGAAGGACGCCGCTTCCGCGCTCAAGATGAACCCGGGCTCGGAGCGGGCGCGGGCCGTGCAGGAGCGCGCGAACGCCACGCCGGGCCGGGGAGCCCCGGCGGACGCGAGCGCGACCGACCTGCCCGCGCTGCCCGCCTACACCGGAGGGATCGGGGCGGACTCGATCGCGTTCACGCGACGGGCCCAGGCGAAGCTCGCCGTGGGCGACGCCTCGGCCGCGCTCAAGCTCGCCGACCTCGCCCTGCAGGCCGACCAGAAGAACTACCTCGCCTACATCGTGCGCGCCGCCGCCCACCGGCTCGACGGACGCTTCGACCTGGCGGTGAAGGACTCGACGCGGGCGCTGTGGCTCCAGCCGCTGGCCACCGAGGCCCTGCTCACCCGCTCGCTCGCGCATCTCCAGCTCAAGGAGTGGAAGCAGGCGGAGGAGGACGCCTCCGCGGCCATCCGGCTCGACCCGAACCGGGCGGAGGCGTACAAGCAGCGCGCGCTCGCGCGCCGCGAGCTGGGCGACCTCAACGGGATGAAGGAGGATTTCGCCAGGGCCGCCGAGCTCGAGAAGGGCCCTCCCCCCGAGCGCTCGCTCTGGGGTTCGCGGCTCCTGCGCGTCGCGCTGGGCTTCGGCGGCGCCCTGCTCGCCTTCGGCGTGCTGAGCCTGCTGCTCAAGCTGAAGACCTAATCAAGGCGCGTGGCATATCCCGTGCCTGCGCATGGAACTTCCAGCGCCCACGACCCGTAATCCATGGTGAGGGGGGCGCCATGAACAAGGATATCGAAGCCGTCGAGCTCGGGCAGAAGATCTATCTCATCCGCGGGCAGAAGGTCATGTTGGACTATGACCTGGCCGAACTCTATGGTGTCAGCACATGGAATCTGACCCGGGCCGTGCAGCGCAACCCTCAGCGCTTCCCGGAGGACTTCTCATTTCAATTGAGGGCCGCTGAAACCCTGAACTTGACCCGCCAATTTGGCGGGTCAAGTTCCAAGTCTAGCGGCGGCTGGGGTGGACGACGGCGTCCCCCCTACGCCTTCACCGAGCAAGGCGTCGCCATGCTCTCCAGCGTGCTTCGCAGCGAGCGGGCAGTCTTGGTCAATGTCTCCATCATGAGGGCTTTCGTGCGTCTGCGCGACATTCTCTCGCTCCACAAGGAATTGGCCGCGCAGCTGCGCGAGCTCGAGCGCAAGGTCGTCGGGCACGACGCGCGCATCATGGAGATCTTCGCCGTCATCAAGCGGCTCATGGCGGAGCCCAGGAAGGCTGCGCCGAAGATAGGCTTCAAGCCGAATTGATGGTGTGGGGTCTGGCGGCAGCAGGTTCAGCTCAGGTTGAAGGCCAATAGAGCTGAACCTGCTGCCCAGCTCCACCACCCCCCCGCCCACCAGTGACGCAACCCGGTAGCCGCAGCGGTCCCGACTCCGACTACTTCGCTTTTACTACGGGATACCCTGCATCGGACCAGGCGCGGAGGCCGCCTCTGAGGTTGGAGACGTTCGTCCAGCCGGAGCGCTGGAGCAGCATGCTCGCGCTGGCGGAGCGGCCGCCGGAGGCGCAGTAGACGAGGAGCGGCGCGTCCTTCTTGTCGCCGAGCTGGCCGAGGCGGTTCTCGAGCTCGGGCAGGGGGATGAGCTTGGCGCCCTGGATGTAGCCATCGGCGAACTCGCCGGGGTTGCGCACGTCGAGGATGAGCGCGCCGGGGGTCTCGATGAGCTTCATGGCCGCGGCGGGGTCGACTTCCTTGAAGCCGCCGCTCTGGCGGAGGAAGATGAAGGCGGTGGCGGCGAGGAGGAGGACGACGGCGAGGATGTTGAGCTTGGCGTTCATCGTCTCTCCGCCAGCTCTTGCTCGACTTCGAACTCGAGGATCTTCTTGCGCACGGTCTCGGCGTCGGGCGAGTCGAGCGCGGCGGCGAGGTAGAGCTTGAGGCTCGCGATGGCGCCGGCGTAGTCACCGGTCTTGCCGAGCGCGAGGCCGAGGTTGAAGTAGCTGTCGGCCCACCAGGGCGCGAGCAGGATCGACGCGTTGAGCTCCGCGACGACAAGCTCGTAATCGCGGAACTCCTGGGCTTTCTTGAGGAAGATGAGGGCGCGGTCGAAGTGCCTGCGGGCCTCCTCGGAGAGCGCGGGCGCGGCGGGCAGGGTCCGGACGTAGGCGATGAGCGCGGCTTTGAGGTCGTAGTCCTTCCCCGTGCCGAGCGGACAGGTGGCGAGCGCGACGGAGTACTGCTTCAGGACCTCGTCGCTCTTGCCGGCGGCCTTGGCCTCGTCGGCGGCCTTGAGCGCGGCCTCGATGGCGGGCAGGCGGGCGGCGACGGCGGCCTCGGCCTCTCGCTGGGCGCGCTTGCGCTGCCAGCGGGCCTTGCGAAGCTCGGGCGGGACCTTGCCGGCCCGCTCGATGAGCTCCATGGTCGAGGCGTGTCCCCCCTGCTTGGCCCATCGCTCGGCGCTCCAGATCTTCTCCCCGTAGCCGAAGGTGCGGGTCACATCGAGACCGTGATCGATGAAGAGCTCGAGCACCTTGCGGTTGTCGACGTCCGCCGCGGAACCCGTCAGCGCCCCCCTCAGCACGTAGCCGCTATAGGGGTCGAAACCGGCGTCCAGCAGGGCCTCGAGGGTCTCCGCGATCGGGCAGTTCGCGCGCCGGAGGGCTTGGTCGACGTTGCCGTACCAGCTCGCCCAGAAGCCGCCGCACTCCCCGTTGTTGGGGTCCGCGCCCTGGGCGAGGAGCGCGCGGGTCTTCGCCGCGTTGCAGTTCCCGACGGCCGAACAAAGCGAGCTGTTGAGCGAGGCCTTGCTGGGCGCTCGCTGCTGGGCGGCGCAGGGGAGGGCGAGGGCGAGGGTCAGGGCGGCGCGGAAGAGGGTGGGCATGGGCGGATTGTAACACGATTGGAGGCGTGGGGTCTGGAACTTGGAGGTATGCGCGACGCGAGGCGCATACCTCCAAGTGGCGCCTCGACCCACCCGCCCACCATCTGTCGCACCCCGCGCAACGGCGCGGGGCTGAAGCCCTCGCGAGAGAGGGAGTTTGCTCGCTCGGGTCCTCCCCAAGGGGGCTGGCGCGGACCCCACCCGAGAGGCCACAGCACCGCAGTGGGAGGGGCCGCCGGCCCCTCCCCTACCCCTATGGCGCCGTCGGGACGCTCGCGCGTCCCAGGACGGCTGTTACCCCTTCGCGGCGACTTCGTGCGTGAGCAGGCGCATGAAGGCGGCGAGGGTGCGCAGGGACGGCGCGCTCGAGGAACGGAGCATCTTGTGGACGGCCTGGCGCGAGACGTGGAGCGTCTGCGCGGCTCGCGAGCGGTTGAGCACGCGCAGGTGGGCGCGATAGACGTCCAGGACGGCCTCGAGGTCCCCCTCGCGCAGGGCCTGGAGGATGGCCTTCTGGACGAAGGCGGGGTCGCTCAGGGTGCGGGCGGGGTCGTAGGGACGCGAGCGCGCCCCGGCCCCCAGCTTACGGAGCTTCCCGTTCGAGGATCCGGCGCGCGTGTGAGATGTCCCTGTCCTGTCCATTCTTACTGCCTCCCAGCAGCATGAGGGCCGCGGCCTCGTCGCCGCCATCGACCAGAGCGAAGTAGACCCTTCGTCCGTTGCGCCAGCGCAATTCGAGGAGGTCGTCCCCGAGCCGCTTCATGTCGCCGAAGTGGTCGGAGCTCTGGAGCCGGTCCAGCCGATCGTCCACCTGGGCCCGCTCGCGGGCATTCAGACCGTCGAGCCAGTCCTCGAATTCCGGCGTTATGCGGATATCCATAGTGTAAACTATAGTTTACATACTGTCAAGAGGCAGCGCGCGACTCGATCGGCCAAGCGAGGGCCTTGAATGGGTTACGGGCGGAGGGGGATGAAAGTTCCCTGGCGCGGTGCACTAGCAACCTGAGGTTCCAAATTGGCACCTCAAGTTCATGGCGTGGGGTCTGGAACTTGGAGGTATGCGCGAACGGATGCGCATACCTCCAAGTGGCGCCTCGACCCACCCGCCCACCTGTTACGGCAACCGGTAGCCGCTCAGGTACTGGAGATTGGCGGCGACGACGGGCGATTTCATGTTCGAACTGACCCGGCTGGAATCCCAAGGTTTGATGTTGCAATCTGCAACATCAAAAGCGGGCCGCGGCGGCTGCTAGTGGAACGGAAGCTCTACCACCTGGCCGGAGCGGAGGAAGACGAGTTCGACGGAGGGGAGCTCGCCGAGGGCTTGGTGGACGGCGGAGGCGTAGGCGCGGGCCTGGGGTTTGTAGCGCTCGGCATGCGCCGCGAGGGCCCCCCTGGACCCCGCGGCACTGGCCGAGCGGTGCACGTCCGCGGCCTGCGCTTTGTCGGCCGTGCCGGTCTTGTAGTCGGCGACGCGGAGCTTGCCGTCCTTGCGGTAGAGCAGGTCGATGCTGCCGCGCAGGACGGAGCCCTCGTGCGCCGCCACGAAGGGCAGCTCGCGCGCGAGGATCTCGACCTTTGCCAGCTCCTTGGCGAAAGCCGACGCC of Elusimicrobiota bacterium contains these proteins:
- a CDS encoding type I restriction endonuclease subunit R is translated as MSERAPRYSPIALSDESTVVAEFIPESQVREKAYQGEAALEEDFIERLAAQGYEYLPIKSENDLIANLREQLEELNDIKFTSNEWERFFKEKIAGANDGIIEKTARIQEDHVQILKRDDSSVKNIYLLNKERIHENRLQVINQYGAEGKRKNRYDATILVNGLPLVHVELKRRGVDIREAFNQIDRYQRDSFWSGSGLFEYVQLFVISNGTLTKYYSNTVRDGHLAELRRSRFRKKTSNSFAFTSWWADARNKPITELPHFTKTFFAKHALLNILTRYCVFDSERKLLVMRPYQIAATERILQRIAISTNHKKLGTTDAGGYVWHTTGSGKTLTSFKTARLASRLEGLDKVLFVVDRKDLDYQTMKEYDRFEKGAADSNASTAVLQRQLGDPNARIIITTIQKLSRFVSGYKKHPVYDEHIVIIFDECHRSQFGDMHAEITKVFKRYHLFGFTGTPIFAENARSGGSQRLRTTQQAFGDGLHTYTIVDAINDKNVLPFRIDFINTIKAAPVIKAKRVPAIDTETALISPKRVEQVVAYIREHFEQKTKRGFNSLFATASIEAAKRYYAEFKKQQEACPKGRRLKVGLIYSFAANEETPDGLLGEEEFETAGLDKSSRDFLDDAIKDYNALFSTNFDTAERFQNYYKDLSQRLKNRDLDIVIVVNMFLTGFDATTLNTLWADKNLRAHGLIQAYSRTNRILNSVKTYGNIVTFRDLEQSTNDALALFGNKDATGIILLKPYAEYHAEYAKLIAELAQSFPVGQAIPGETAKKDFVKLFGKILRVRNILVAFDEFAGDATLSERDLQDYQSLYLNIHAELRGAAQADKEPINDDLVFELELVKQVEVNVDYILMLVEKYLKAKGEDAKAEIRASIGRSVDSSPSLRDKKDLIEQFVDSVTTAKAMGNAWTAFIAAKREMELARIISEEGLDAKKTKAFIEDAFRDGAIPTTGVAITKILPPASRFSPDDAHATKKRAVLNRLLVFFTRYFGLGT
- a CDS encoding methyltransferase — its product is MPLILRWLLAILILPFNVLVLVPGLLLFSPLSRHVGRGVGGEGLDGLATSFWSYSFARPGEPRFFLAALIALLGMALSAWTVGLFVKFGEGTAAPWDPPKKFVVRGPYRYVRNPMIISVFVVQLAEAIFAGSWVVGGWMVTFIVMNLFYIPLIEEKGLEARFGDDYRAFKGAVPRWIPKGGWS
- a CDS encoding ORF6N domain-containing protein; this translates as MNKDIEAVELGQKIYLIRGQKVMLDYDLAELYGVSTWNLTRAVQRNPQRFPEDFSFQLRAAETLNLTRQFGGSSSKSSGGWGGRRRPPYAFTEQGVAMLSSVLRSERAVLVNVSIMRAFVRLRDILSLHKELAAQLRELERKVVGHDARIMEIFAVIKRLMAEPRKAAPKIGFKPN
- a CDS encoding rhodanese-like domain-containing protein → MNAKLNILAVVLLLAATAFIFLRQSGGFKEVDPAAAMKLIETPGALILDVRNPGEFADGYIQGAKLIPLPELENRLGQLGDKKDAPLLVYCASGGRSASASMLLQRSGWTNVSNLRGGLRAWSDAGYPVVKAK
- a CDS encoding tetratricopeptide repeat protein; protein product: MPTLFRAALTLALALPCAAQQRAPSKASLNSSLCSAVGNCNAAKTRALLAQGADPNNGECGGFWASWYGNVDQALRRANCPIAETLEALLDAGFDPYSGYVLRGALTGSAADVDNRKVLELFIDHGLDVTRTFGYGEKIWSAERWAKQGGHASTMELIERAGKVPPELRKARWQRKRAQREAEAAVAARLPAIEAALKAADEAKAAGKSDEVLKQYSVALATCPLGTGKDYDLKAALIAYVRTLPAAPALSEEARRHFDRALIFLKKAQEFRDYELVVAELNASILLAPWWADSYFNLGLALGKTGDYAGAIASLKLYLAAALDSPDAETVRKKILEFEVEQELAERR
- a CDS encoding type II toxin-antitoxin system RelE/ParE family toxin — its product is MDIRITPEFEDWLDGLNARERAQVDDRLDRLQSSDHFGDMKRLGDDLLELRWRNGRRVYFALVDGGDEAAALMLLGGSKNGQDRDISHARRILEREAP